A region from the Spea bombifrons isolate aSpeBom1 chromosome 7, aSpeBom1.2.pri, whole genome shotgun sequence genome encodes:
- the KDM8 gene encoding bifunctional peptidase and arginyl-hydroxylase JMJD5: protein MPGFLWAQVRAALPLSLEQFPADPGPEVDDSVAWCVREAAVCLYGGDLERCGRLGQLLMDYGWEKLNARSWQEVSRGWRAVYTYGCLFKALGLCWSPAGGSREEAVRVCDMGLLLGVHIMDNVLGRVIHILQHGDRSPDVPAREGHEGGSVSVMDRLGPDPVSVMDRLEQGPVSAKGRLEHGPVLPGEKHCNSLLADAERLQCGPESSTEQSEHEPVESSENVPVSAWESPEHGRVFPNHKPDYNMLREKPDDEHQKQELPIREKESVESRTSGLGFKGQKRQRNTKGESEPENDLIPEKMHHSLIPAVNLDRAIPKLHCPSLEYFKENFLTSQKPVILEGIVDHWPCMKKWSVEYLQKVAGCRTVPVELGSRYTDTEWSQELMTINDFINRYIRNQQGRTGYLAQHQLFEQISELREDIGIPDYCCLGEGDEDDITINAWFGPSGTVSPLHQDPQQNFLAQIVGRKYVRVYAVDETEKVYPFDSSLLHNTSQVDVENPDTDRFPRFSDAAYQECILSPGQLLFIPVKWWHYIRALDISFSVSYWWS, encoded by the exons ATGCCAGGGTTTCTGTGGGCTCAGGTTCGGGCCGCTCTGCCGCTGTCTCTAGAGCAGTTCCCGGCTGATCCGGGCCCAGAAGTAGATGATAGTGTGGCCTGGTGTGTGCGGGAGGCCGCGGTCTGCTTGTATGGCGGAGACCTGGAACGGTGCGGGAGGCTGGGGCAGCTGCTTATGGATTACGGCTGGGAGAAGCTAAATGCGCGGAGCTGGCAGGAAGTGTCCCGGGGGTGGCGGGCCGTATACACCTATGGGTGTTTGTTTAAGGCCCTCGGGCTGTGCTGGAGCCCAGCTGGGGGTAGCAGGGAGGAGGCCGTGCGGGTGTGTGACATGGGGCTGCTGCTGGGAGTCCACATCATGGATAACGTACTGGGCAGAGTTATCCACATCCTGCAGCATGGAGACCGCTCGCCGGACGTGCCAGCCAGAGAGGGGCATGAGGGGGGATCGGTGTCAGTCATGGACCGGCTTGGGCCTGACCCGGTGTCAGTCATGGACCGGCTTGAGCAAGGACCAGTATCGGCCAAAGGCAGGCTTGAGCACGGACCGGTGCTACCCGGGGAAAAGCACTGTAACAGCCTGCTGGCAGATGCAGAGCGGCTTCAATGTGGGCCAGAATCATCCACAGAGCAGTCTGAACATGAACCGGTAGAATCATCAGAAAACGTCCCAGTATCAGCCTGGGAAAGCCCTGAACATGGACGCGTATTTCCAAATCATAAACCAGATTATAATATGCTGCGGGAGAAGCCTGACGATGAGCATCAGAAACAAGAATTACCGATTCGGGAGAAGGAGTCGGTGGAATCCCGGACCTCAG gTTTGGGCTTTAAGGGACAGAAGAGGCAAAGGAATACCAAAGGAGAATCGGAGCCGGAGAATGACTTAATACCAGAG AAAATGCACCATTCACTCATTCCTGCCGTGAATTTGGACCGTGCGATCCCAAAGCTCCACTGTCCGTCTTTAGAATACTTCAAAGAGAACTTCTTGACTTCACAGAAGCCGGTTATTCTAGAAGGCATCGTTGACCATTGGCCTTGCATGAAGAAATGGAG CGTGGAATACCTCCAAAAGGTAGCAGGATGCCGAACGGTTcctgtggagctgggatccagatacaccgatACGGAATGGTCTCAGGAACTTATGACTATAAATGATTTCATTAACAGATACATAAGAAACCAG CAAGGCCGTACTGGATATCTGGCTCAGCATCAGCTGTTTGAACag ataAGTGAACTGAGAGAAGATATTGGCATTCCGGATTACTGCTGCCTTGGAGAAGGCGATGAAGATGACATTACTATTAATGCTTGGTTTGGTCCATCGGGAACCGTTTCTCCTCTTCACCAGGACCCTCAACAGAATTTCCTGGCTCAG ATTGTAGGAAGGAAGTACGTACGCGTCTACGCGGTGGATGAAACGGAAAAAGTATACCCGTTTGACAGTTCGCTCCTTCACAACACAAGCCAG GTCGATGTTGAAAACCCTGACACTGACAGGTTCCCACGGTTTTCAGACGCGGCGTATCAGGAATGCATTCTGTCACCCGGCCAGTTGCTTTTTATCCCGGTGAAATGGTGGCACTACATCCGAGCCCTGGATATCAGCTTCTCTGTCAGTTATTGGTGGTCCTGA
- the BRAT1 gene encoding BRCA1-associated ATM activator 1, whose translation MDTECSQLLPHVCGVLIDNRQLMSDDSVFEKLLDWFTSLVSSVPAKQLLEDNQCIIGLLQQVLNVADTDPSLLSFSMKLTGMFAASEEGFDYLLNGDVIQDMFGEFSWTNVTWRDAVVRMGWINGLTRMVQHHKAVCFLPGSGALQAMLDLQMDPSLFVASAVNDLIAHVFLTSVKVQPDPKPTNISDLPAVSGVILTHLERSLCSGVPTAIGQSIKTLAAIFKGCTNEMAQLLWLQVSAPIRDLLDQKPARGALCLEELLLAASRFPAFRDSDCDVWVTMRHALKNLNTFQSVSLAAEIMKLDYCPEDVSLQATSVLLHPLDYILKVSSVRSGQPGLLDELVCDPAAVEYILSEKMPCISLLCHCLCYLKELCDQNCLKIQIPHESVLSSVVTLLQFCIGQASPTSSLGSTISKFLIGCLRVQRSALDAVGALSRWPMSRESLTSTYNVLLAYLENPDSDPTVLKKTLQALLKWLQASSTPENCNDWAYSLTFLKALWPVVSKRFCSPTWEHRDTTLEFVTELVDSLKEQEGFRQALNSSGVPRLVLDLLKDPESYVRASAVICLGQLVEIADLYQTFAEEGPMSKEPMSRESIVPNLLDILSEDTEGFPRRAVVKVFIEWQKLRHMQNLHEPEKLLRRILDVTRNDLDWEVKVNALDMANIFADETFTTCGANSCPYAVGLPTGLCQLSEVVKRFNRVGLFSFLFDALCDCDRIVALKACEILICLKSKLSEESLPTSRNSELHGIEWLECTLSNLRLKDHQAGGQNSVGRTDWVADILMKVDLETLKSSLSMGSDSKHQTPWSLLQDIRTTLWGGEEHDADCY comes from the exons ATGGATACAGAATGTTCCCAGCTGCTGCCCCATGTTTGTGGCGTCCTCATCGACAACAGACAACTTATGTCAGATGACTCCGTCTTTGAGAAACTCTTGGACTGGTTCACGTCTTTGGTCTCCTCTG TACCAGCTAAACAGTTGTTAGAAGACAATCAATGCATCATTGGGCTCCTTCAGCAAGTCCTGAACGTGGCAGACACGGATCCCAGTCTGCTGTCCTTCTCCATGAAGCTGACGGGAATGTTTGCCGCCTCTGAGGAAGGCTTCGATTACCTCCTG AATGGAGACGTTATCCAGGATATGTTTGGTGAATTTAGCTGGACCAATGTAACGTGGCGAGACGCCGTTGTAAGGATGGGTTGGATAAACGGTTTGACCAGGATGGTTCAGCATCATAAAGCAGTGTGCTTCTTGCCAGGGTCAG GAGCGTTGCAGGCGATGCTCGATTTACAGATGGACCCCAGTTTGTTCGTTGCATCTGCTGTCAATGACCTTATAGCTCACGTGTTTCTCACGAGCGTGAAGGTCCAGCCAGACCCAAAACCCACCAACATATCAGACCTGCCGGCTGTCTCAGGGGTCATCCTGACGCACCTGGAGAGGTCACTCTGTTCTGGGGTCCCTACTGCAATCGGTCAGTCAATTAAAACCCTGGCCGCCATATTTAAAGGCTGCACCAATGAAATGGCTCAGCTACTTTGGCTGCAGGTTTCAGCTCCCATCCGTGATCTCCTGGACCAAAAACCGGCACGCGGAGCCCTCTGCTTGGAGGAATTACTTCTTGCCGCATCCAG GTTTCCTGCCTTCCGTGATTCAGACTGTGACGTTTGGGTTACGATGAGACACGCTCTCAAAAATCTGAACACGTTCCAGTCTGTGTCTCTTGCTGCGGAGATCATGAAACTCGATTACTG CCCAGAAGATGTTAGTCTACAAGCAACATCTGTGCTGCTTCATCCATTAGACTATATATTGAAAGTGTCTTCAGTCCGCTCCGGACAGCCAG GTTTGCTGGATGAGCTTGTGTGTGATCCTGCAGCCGTAGAATATATTCTGTCCGAGAAGATGCCCTGTATTTCACTCTTGTGTCATTGTCTCTGCTACCTCAAGGAGCTTTGTGATCAG AACTGCCTTAAAATACAGATCCCCCACGAGTCCGTGCTGAGTTCTGTGGTCACGTTGCTGCAGTTTTGCATCGGTCAAGCATCACCCACATCATCGTTGGGATCCACCATCAGCAAGTTTTTGATTGGTTGTCTCCGAGTGCAGAGATCCGCGCTGGATGCCGTCGGAGCGCTTTCCCGTTGGCCAA TGAGCCGGGAATCCTTGACATCTACTTACAACGTGCTGCTTGCTTATCTCGAGAATCCAGACAGCGATCCGACG GTTTTAAAGAAGACTCTCCAGGCTTTATTGAAATGGTTGCAGGCCTCTTCGACTCCAGAAAACTGTAATGATTGGGCTTACAGCCTTACTTTTTTGAAAG CCCTGTGGCCAGTGGTATCGAAACGCTTTTGTAGCCCAACCTGGGAGCACCGCGACACAACCCTAGAATTCGTCACGGAACTCGTGGACAGCCTTAAAG AACAAGAAGGATTCAGGCAGGCGCTGAACTCTTCAGGTGTCCCACGGCTGGTCCTGGATCTTCTAAAAGACCCCGAGAGTTATGTTCGAGCGAGCGCAGTGATCTGCTTGGGTCAGCTCGTTGAGATTGCTGATCTTTACCAAACATTTGCTGAAGAAGGTCCTATGTCCAAGGAGCCCATGAGCAGAGAG AGCATTGTGCCAAATCTCCTGGATATTTTATCCGAGGACACAGAGGGCTTTCCCAGAAGAGCAGTAGTGAAGGTTTTCATTGAGTGGCAGAAGTTACGTCACATGCAGAACTTACATGAACCAGAAAAACTGCTGCGCCGGATACTGGATGTAACCCGAAATGACTTGGATTGGGAGGTGAAAGTGAACGCCCTGGATATGGCCAACATCTTTGCCGATGAAACATTTACAACGTGTGGTGCCAACAGCTGTCCTTATGCTGTAGGGTTACCTACCGGTTTATGCCAGCTGAGTGAAGTGGTGAAGAGGTTTAACCGAGTAGGACTTTTCTCGTTTCTGTTCGATGCCCTTTGTGACTGCGATAGGATAGTAGCGTTGAAGGCATGCGAAATCCTGATATGTTTGAAGTCAAAGCTGAGCGAGGAATCCCTTCCTACCTCTAGGAACTCCGAGCTTCACGGCATCGAGTGGCTGGAGTGTACGCTGAGCAACTTGCGCCTCAAAGATCACCAAGCAGGGGGTCAAAATAGTGTAGGGCGTACGGACTGGGTAGCCGACATACTGATGAAAGTAGATTTGGAGACCCTGAAAAGTTCACTATCGATGGGCAGCGACTCCAAGCACCAAACTCCATGGTCACTCCTGCAGGACATTAGGACGACACTGTGGGGAGGGGAAGAACATGATGCAGATTGTTACTAA
- the LOC128502255 gene encoding C5a anaphylatoxin chemotactic receptor 1-like → MQTRHRMIIYVPAAPRQSLLSMPFISSWERPDLVTIEEKYSGSVQYASFVLSVIICVVGLIGNVVVLGVTGFIMKKRQSRIWFLNLAVADLVFLLSLNIDRALAIAKPIWHHKSFSPKARRRICAIIWSVTVLSSIPAIFLGGEVETKGKTECSLFNIGKVNLDTSAIALKSLDMGTINTFSRYVEQLPESFYRVGTSRYRMRRDRSTGKRIEPELNVCIAEIHPTRVGSIVEKVVPRSYSSGRTLELGVHRSAQ, encoded by the exons ATGCAGACCAGACACCGCATGATCATTTATGTGCCAGCTGCTCCACGGCAGAGCCTTCTGTCCATGCCCTTCATATCCAG CTGGGAAAGGCCGGACCTGGTTACGatagaagaaaaatattcaGGCTCTGTGCAGTATGCCAGCTTTGTTTTATCCGTGATCATTTGTGTAGTCGGACTTATTGGCAACGTGGTTGTTCTTGGTGTCACTGGTTTCATAATGAAGAAACGTCAATCTAGAATCTGGTTCCTCAACCTTGCGGTAGCTGATCTGGTGTTCCTCCTCT cCCTAAATATTGATCGCGCTCTGGCTATCGCAAAACCAATATGGCATCACAAGTCCTTTTCTCCAAAGGCCCGTCGTAGAATCTGCGCCATCATTTGGTCAGTAACTGTTTTGTCCAGTATCCCTGCCATATTTTTAGGTGGAGAGGTTGAAACTAAGGGTAAAACCGAATGCAGCTTGTTCAATATTGGGAAAGTCAATCTTGATACAAGCGCCATTGCGCTTAAATCTCTGGACATGGGCACCATTAACACATTTTCACGCTACGTAGAACAGT TGCCAGAGTCCTTCTACCGAGTAGGAACTAGCCGCTACCGTATGAGACGGGATCGATCTACTGGAAAACGGATAGAACCGGAACTTAACGTGTGCATCGCAGAAATCCATCCGACCAGAGTTGGCAGCATCGTTGAGAAAGTGGTACCTCGCTCATATAGTTCCGGCCGGACGCTGGAGCTTGGCGTACACCGTTCCGCTCAGTGA